The Marinifilum sp. JC120 genome segment AACTCTTGATGTTGACTATATTGCGCTTGGTTCTGTGACGATTGCAGGCAAGAAGGCTTCTGTGGATGTGTGCATGATCAATGCGGAAGGACATTCCTGGACTAAAAGCGCCCAGACTACAATTTCCGAGCTGATTCCCGCAATTGATGGCATCGCCAAAGAAATCAAGGGTGAACTCTTCAAGAAACCGGGCAGCAAAAAAGATAGCGAAGAAGAAGCTAAGCGTGAGGAAGCCCGTCCTGACAGTCCCGTGAACCCTGAGTTTGTTACTGCGGCCGGTGCTGGGAAGATTCTTGAAAGTAAGATCAACCCTCAGTTCAGGTATCAGGGCGGAACCGAAACTCCGGGTCGCTGGCGTAGCCAGACCATGAAATTTGTTAACCGTGGCGGATTCGTTCAGGACGTGACCGGCGACGGTAAAAAAGATCTGGTCGTTCTGGGTGAAACAGATGTGAAGGTTATGAGCATTAATGGCCAGCATCTGAAGGAGGTTGCTACTTACAATTACGGTAAGCGTGCTTCCGGGCTGCGGATCAGCGGTATTGATCTGAACAGGGATGGTGTCTACGAGGTTGTTCTGTGCACCGAAATGGGCAGGAAGCCTTATTCCTACATAATTTCATTTGAAGGAAAAACTCCCAAAGTCCTGCTTGACCGCAACAAGAACTTTCTTTCTGTGATCAGAACTCCCCCGAACTTTACCGAAGCTCTTGTGGGCCAGCGTTTTGACCCGCACAGGACTTTCTATTCCAAGGATCTTGTTGAATACTCTTATTCCAATGGTGACCTGATCCCAATTCGAAAACTGAAAGTTCCCAGTTATACTAATGTTTTTAATTTGAGCTATTTACCGATCAAAGGTGATGATTACAAAATAATCATGCTCAACAAGTATGGCCGGGTTAATCTTTTCGATAAGAGCCTTGAACCTATCTACGAGAGTACCAACACTTACAACTCCGCAGCTGTCGCTATTGATACGGTTTCAAAATCCAGAGGGTTCAACGAGGAGAATAAGAAAGAGCGCATGGAGCATAATTATTACATCCCCATGCCCATTTCGGTTGTTTCCATATCCGATCCGAGCAAAAAGGAAGTCCTGCTGAACAAGGACCTTTCTGTGGCTGGACAGGTTTTTTCCAACTACAAGAATTTCTCTCAGGGTGAAATTCATGCTGAATTCTGGGACGGCGTAGGCCTGAACTTGGCTTGGAAGACCCGCCGTATCAAAGGAACTGTGACCAGCTACGGCGTTGCCGATATCGATAATGACGGGGCAGACGAACTCTACTGCATTCTGAATACTTATCCCGGATCGTTGGGGGTTAAGTTCCGCAAAACTCTGGTTATGGCCTACGAACTCAATATGGGCCAATAAGTCTGTTTTACCGGGCCTCCCGCTTCTTTGCGGGAGGCCTTTTTTATGATATATCTGCCATTCTTTCAGGCGGAGCTGCCTTGCCCTGCTTCGCCGCCCAATCAAAAAAGTAAGTCCTTACAATGGAGGAAGTGTGATGAGAACCGGAAAAAATGCCGGGATGCTTGCTGTGTTCATGTTGTGTGCGGTCCTTTTAAGTTCTGTTTCTGTTGTTTCTGCGGCAGAAGTCAGCCTTAGTTATGCAAACTTTCCGCCTGCTAAAACTTTTCCCTGTGTACAGATGGAACGCTGGAAACAGGAAGTTGAAAAAAGGACCGGCGGCAAGGTTCAGGTCCAGACCTACCCCGGATCAACCCTGCTGGGTGCAAAGAATACCTTGCGCGGTGTAATGCAGGGGCAGGCCGATATCGGTTGTGTGAGCCTTGCTTATCATCCGGGCGTATTCCCGCTCAGTTCTGTATTTGAGCTTCCGCTTGGATTTACCACTTCAACATCCGCCAGTCTTGCCCTCTGGGATCTTTATATAAAATACCAGCCCAAGGAATTTAGAAAGTTCAAAGTGCTGACCATGTTTGCTTCCGCACCTTCCAATATTATGACCAAGGTGCCTGTTCGCACTCTTTCCGATCTTAAAGGTTTGGAAATGCGTGCTTCCGGAATTCTGTCCAAAATTCTTGAATCGCTTGGTGCTACCCCGGTTTCCATGCCCATGTCCGCAACTCCCGAAGCTTTGCAGAAGGGTGTGGTAAAAGGTCTTTTTTCCTCTTTTGAGGTGCTTAAGGACTTGAATTTTGCGGAGATTTGCCGTTATGAAACCGAAACCAATACAGCGGTTTATCCTTTTGCCATCATTATGAACAAGAATTCATGGAATTCCCTGCCCGAAGACGTCAAGAAAGTTCTTAATGATCTTGGACGGGAACAGGCTGAATGGACCGGAAAGTACATGGATGAGCATGTGAAGAATTCACTTGCATGGGCTAAAGACAAGTATTCCATTGAGATGATCAAGTTGTCTGACGCTGACATGCAGGCCATCAAGGATAAGACCCTGCCGTTGATTGATGACTGGAAGAAGAAAGCTGCTGCCAAAGGAATAGACGGTGCTGCCGTACTTTCCGATATCGAAGCTTCCCGCGTTAAATATGAAAAATAATTAGTGAGTTCCCCGTCAATATTGGCGGGGAACTTTTAATAAATATTATGATTGATTATCTTGAAAAAATAGCCATCTGGATTTGCCGTGCTCTGGCGGTAATTGCCGGAACTGCTTTGACGCTGATGATTTTGCTGGCCTGCGCGAACATGGTTTCGCGTGCGGTCTGGGTTCCGGTTAAGGGGACCTTTGAGCTGATGGGATTTCTCGGCGCGGTGACTGCCGGATTTTCTTTGGGATTTTCACAGCTGTACCGCAGTCATATTGCGGTGGGGCTTTTGTTTCGCCATTTTCCCGGTCCGGTCCAGGTAGTGCTGGATGCATTGTCCAGTGCGGTCTCCTGTGTGTTCTTCTTTTTCTGTGCCAATGAAACCTTTAAATGGGGCATGTTCCTTTATGACCTTGAAGAGGTTTCCGAGACACTGGGAATTCATTTTTATCCTTTTGTGTTTGCTGTGGCTTTTGGGTGTCTGGCCATGGCTTTTGTAATCATGCTTGATATCCTTCGTATCCTGCGCGGTAAGGAACCGCTTAAACCCGCTTAATATTATGGAACCGATTACTATAGGAATTGTGGGCATTCTCAGCCTGCTGCTGGTTATTCTTGTGCTGCGCGTACCCGTGGGCTTTGCCATGGGCATTATCGGGTTTATCGGCTTTGCCAAGGTTTTGAATCTCAAGGCCGCTTACGGAATGCTGGGAACGGAAATCTGGAATGTTTTTTCCTCTTACGGGCTGACAGTTATCCCTCTGTTCATTCTCATGGGCCAGATTTGTTTTTATTCCGGGGTCAACGAGCGGCTCTACAAATCCGCTTATGCATGGATGGGGCACATTCGGGGCGGAATCGCCATGGCAACGGTCATGGCTTGTGCCGGATTTGCGGCTATCTGCGGTTCCAACACCGCCACCGCCGCCACCATGTCCACTGTGGCTTTGCCGGAAATGAAGAAATTCAAGTATAATCCCATTCTTTCCACCGGCTCGGTGGCTGCCGGGGCCACCCTCGGCGTGGTTATCCCTCCCAGTGTGGTGCTGATCATCATCGGCCTTCAGACCGGGGAATCCATCAGCAGATTGTTTATGGGCGGGGTAATTCCAGGAATCCTGCTTTGTGCGCTTTTTCTGTTTACCGTCTACATGATGTGTGTGGCCAACCCTGACTGGGGTCCGG includes the following:
- a CDS encoding VCBS repeat-containing protein gives rise to the protein MLFRRLMIFFIVAVTMLAASVAFAKDARTYAVYPFEINGPSQYKYLSRGVQTMLISRLNWTGHFEPMAGSSDLKEADAPKNKVDEVTKVQTLDVDYIALGSVTIAGKKASVDVCMINAEGHSWTKSAQTTISELIPAIDGIAKEIKGELFKKPGSKKDSEEEAKREEARPDSPVNPEFVTAAGAGKILESKINPQFRYQGGTETPGRWRSQTMKFVNRGGFVQDVTGDGKKDLVVLGETDVKVMSINGQHLKEVATYNYGKRASGLRISGIDLNRDGVYEVVLCTEMGRKPYSYIISFEGKTPKVLLDRNKNFLSVIRTPPNFTEALVGQRFDPHRTFYSKDLVEYSYSNGDLIPIRKLKVPSYTNVFNLSYLPIKGDDYKIIMLNKYGRVNLFDKSLEPIYESTNTYNSAAVAIDTVSKSRGFNEENKKERMEHNYYIPMPISVVSISDPSKKEVLLNKDLSVAGQVFSNYKNFSQGEIHAEFWDGVGLNLAWKTRRIKGTVTSYGVADIDNDGADELYCILNTYPGSLGVKFRKTLVMAYELNMGQ
- a CDS encoding C4-dicarboxylate ABC transporter substrate-binding protein; this encodes MRTGKNAGMLAVFMLCAVLLSSVSVVSAAEVSLSYANFPPAKTFPCVQMERWKQEVEKRTGGKVQVQTYPGSTLLGAKNTLRGVMQGQADIGCVSLAYHPGVFPLSSVFELPLGFTTSTSASLALWDLYIKYQPKEFRKFKVLTMFASAPSNIMTKVPVRTLSDLKGLEMRASGILSKILESLGATPVSMPMSATPEALQKGVVKGLFSSFEVLKDLNFAEICRYETETNTAVYPFAIIMNKNSWNSLPEDVKKVLNDLGREQAEWTGKYMDEHVKNSLAWAKDKYSIEMIKLSDADMQAIKDKTLPLIDDWKKKAAAKGIDGAAVLSDIEASRVKYEK
- a CDS encoding TRAP transporter small permease, whose translation is MIDYLEKIAIWICRALAVIAGTALTLMILLACANMVSRAVWVPVKGTFELMGFLGAVTAGFSLGFSQLYRSHIAVGLLFRHFPGPVQVVLDALSSAVSCVFFFFCANETFKWGMFLYDLEEVSETLGIHFYPFVFAVAFGCLAMAFVIMLDILRILRGKEPLKPA